The following are encoded together in the bacterium genome:
- a CDS encoding DUF1499 domain-containing protein, with amino-acid sequence MARMGRSAPSRGLDVAGVCAVVAMGAGPLLAWLRVVSGLSGFVVFALGGLLATLVSLAAVVQAVRGHGFSRARMLTALAGLGFVALAAGSRGAPAINDFTTDLDDPPAFTHAAALGANRGRDLAYPPAFAAVQRSCCADLGPVTVHRAPPEAFELARRVAVGMPAWTVTWADPTRGLLEATSTSQVFGFVDDVVIRVRPDASGAGASRVDMRSKSRDGRGDMGVNANRIRAYAAALAMQAGNGG; translated from the coding sequence ATGGCGCGGATGGGGCGATCGGCGCCGTCGCGCGGGCTCGACGTGGCGGGGGTCTGTGCGGTGGTGGCGATGGGAGCGGGGCCGCTCCTGGCATGGCTGCGGGTGGTCTCGGGCCTCTCCGGCTTCGTCGTCTTCGCGCTCGGCGGGTTGCTGGCCACGCTGGTCTCGCTGGCGGCGGTCGTGCAGGCGGTGCGCGGCCACGGGTTCTCCCGCGCGCGCATGCTGACCGCGCTCGCCGGCCTCGGCTTCGTCGCGCTCGCCGCCGGCAGCCGCGGCGCGCCCGCCATCAACGACTTCACGACCGACCTCGACGACCCGCCCGCCTTCACCCACGCGGCGGCGCTCGGCGCGAACCGCGGCCGCGACCTCGCCTATCCGCCCGCGTTCGCGGCGGTGCAGCGCTCGTGCTGCGCCGACCTCGGCCCCGTCACCGTGCACCGCGCGCCGCCGGAGGCCTTCGAGCTGGCGCGTCGCGTAGCCGTCGGCATGCCGGCCTGGACGGTCACCTGGGCCGATCCCACGCGCGGGCTCCTCGAGGCGACGTCGACGTCGCAGGTGTTCGGCTTCGTCGACGACGTCGTCATCCGCGTCCGGCCCGACGCGAGCGGCGCCGGCGCGAGCCGCGTCGACATGCGCTCCAAGTCGCGCGACGGCCGCGGCGACATGGGCGTCAACGCCAACCGCATTCGCGCCTACGCGGCGGCGCTCGCGATGCAGGCGGGCAACGGCGGATGA
- a CDS encoding putative metal-binding motif-containing protein, which produces MRLLSYCVLLLAVAVPPVHGADQTILGSKLQVKNPSTPEKRKITGVAKEKGSTNTLVGDPLANGATLTVGAGGGTPTRETWILPAGLDPATGKPFWIGDAAKGFKYADAKGANGPVKKLQLKKSGSGVFQIAVGIDAKRAPVGVVPPNPGTDACLLLELGGGDSYSVAFLDGQVKNKGAAQFQIGKPTLEASCVVATTSTTTSIPESTTTTTESTTTTVETTTTTTTSSTTSTVPCVPAPEVCDGVDNDCNGVVDDAPGVGAVCHSDDNRFPGDGACRTTGTKVCSGTELVCSAVTADCATLPGGCTEVADGIDNDCDGAVDETFNAKGANGGFFVKPVVTQIGASLWIYSYEASRSAATATSPGRGNGYTTLAQTPAGSTLDKTPPTSAPGRLGWSNVTGPEAEQACATAGGALCTTAQAQTACAATVSCTWGYAPRTAASCQQPATGSKFCNLAAFDTNVVTAGNQDDVLPGGSPLLQSCYADWSALFGNTAATNKVFDVTGNLRELTKATGPNTYTALGGSALTQLEGGATCTFATFTVDQTFGSRDTGFRCCFTQDPRL; this is translated from the coding sequence ATGCGCCTGCTCTCGTACTGCGTGCTGCTGCTCGCCGTCGCCGTGCCGCCCGTGCACGGCGCCGATCAGACCATCCTCGGCAGCAAGCTCCAGGTGAAGAATCCGAGCACGCCCGAGAAGCGCAAGATCACCGGCGTCGCCAAGGAGAAAGGCAGCACGAACACGCTGGTGGGTGATCCGCTCGCGAACGGCGCCACGCTCACCGTCGGCGCCGGCGGCGGCACGCCGACACGCGAGACCTGGATCCTTCCCGCCGGCCTCGACCCGGCGACCGGCAAGCCGTTCTGGATCGGCGACGCCGCGAAGGGCTTCAAGTACGCCGACGCCAAGGGTGCCAACGGCCCGGTGAAGAAGCTCCAGCTGAAGAAGTCGGGCTCCGGCGTCTTCCAGATCGCGGTCGGCATCGACGCCAAGCGCGCACCCGTGGGCGTGGTGCCGCCGAACCCCGGGACCGACGCCTGCCTGCTCCTCGAGCTCGGCGGCGGCGACTCCTACAGCGTCGCCTTCCTCGACGGTCAGGTGAAGAACAAGGGCGCCGCGCAGTTCCAGATCGGGAAGCCGACGCTGGAGGCGTCGTGCGTCGTCGCCACGACCAGCACGACGACGTCGATCCCCGAGAGCACGACCACCACCACCGAGAGCACCACGACCACCGTCGAGACCACGACGACGACCACCACCAGCTCGACGACGAGCACCGTCCCGTGCGTGCCGGCGCCGGAGGTCTGCGACGGCGTGGACAACGACTGCAACGGCGTCGTCGACGACGCGCCGGGCGTCGGCGCCGTCTGCCACAGCGACGACAACCGGTTTCCCGGCGACGGCGCCTGCCGCACCACCGGCACGAAGGTGTGCAGCGGCACCGAGCTCGTCTGCTCCGCGGTGACCGCCGACTGCGCCACGCTGCCCGGCGGCTGCACCGAGGTCGCCGACGGCATCGACAACGACTGCGACGGCGCCGTCGACGAGACGTTCAACGCCAAGGGCGCGAACGGCGGGTTCTTCGTGAAGCCCGTCGTCACCCAGATCGGCGCGTCGCTCTGGATCTACAGCTACGAGGCGAGCCGCTCGGCGGCCACGGCGACGTCGCCGGGGCGCGGCAACGGCTACACCACCCTCGCGCAGACGCCGGCCGGCTCGACGCTCGACAAGACGCCGCCGACGTCGGCGCCGGGCCGCCTCGGCTGGAGCAACGTCACCGGCCCGGAAGCGGAGCAGGCCTGCGCGACCGCCGGCGGCGCGCTGTGCACCACGGCGCAGGCGCAGACCGCGTGCGCCGCGACCGTGTCCTGCACCTGGGGCTATGCCCCGCGCACGGCGGCGTCCTGCCAGCAGCCTGCGACCGGCAGCAAGTTCTGCAACCTGGCGGCGTTCGACACCAACGTCGTCACGGCCGGCAACCAGGACGACGTGCTGCCCGGCGGCTCGCCGTTGCTCCAGAGCTGCTACGCCGACTGGTCGGCGCTTTTCGGCAACACCGCGGCGACGAACAAGGTCTTCGACGTCACCGGCAACCTGCGCGAGCTGACCAAGGCCACCGGCCCGAACACCTACACGGCGCTCGGGGGCTCGGCCCTGACGCAGCTCGAAGGCGGCGCCACCTGCACGTTCGCTACGTTCACCGTCGACCAGACCTTCGGCTCCCGCGACACCGGGTTCCGTTGCTGCTTCACGCAGGATCCGCGGCTGTGA
- a CDS encoding DUF2950 domain-containing protein produces the protein MRTLPILAAVVLVAGCATHAPSGARTGAPRFSTPKAAVDALLAACGTNDEAKVVAVFGEQARPVVSTGDPVADRERCDKLLAAAKESLRLDPIAPDTVSVVLGADDWAMPIPLVKEGKGWHFDLAAGMAEIRRRRIGANELEAIDACRIYVAAQDEYAKRRIAGGAYAQRLASTPGKRDGLYWASTKGGRDASPLAPVVASLADPSGAWRGYRFRVLAAQGSSAPGGARSYVAGGRMTRGFALVAYPAVYGSTGIMTFVVDAGGRVYQKDLGAQTDAVAAAMTAYDPDPTWTPAGG, from the coding sequence ATGCGAACGCTTCCGATCCTGGCCGCCGTGGTGCTCGTCGCCGGCTGCGCCACCCATGCGCCCTCGGGCGCGCGCACGGGCGCGCCCCGCTTCTCCACGCCGAAGGCCGCCGTCGACGCGCTCCTCGCGGCATGCGGGACGAACGACGAGGCGAAGGTCGTGGCCGTCTTCGGCGAGCAGGCGCGGCCCGTCGTCAGCACGGGCGACCCGGTCGCCGACCGCGAGCGCTGCGACAAGCTGCTCGCGGCCGCGAAGGAGTCGCTGCGCCTCGACCCGATCGCGCCCGACACGGTCTCGGTCGTGCTCGGCGCCGACGACTGGGCGATGCCGATCCCGCTCGTGAAGGAGGGCAAGGGCTGGCACTTCGACCTCGCGGCCGGGATGGCGGAGATCCGCCGCCGCCGCATCGGCGCGAACGAGCTCGAAGCGATCGACGCGTGCCGCATCTACGTCGCGGCGCAGGACGAGTACGCCAAGCGACGCATCGCCGGCGGCGCCTACGCACAGCGGCTCGCCAGCACGCCGGGAAAGCGCGACGGCCTGTACTGGGCGTCGACGAAGGGCGGCCGGGACGCGAGCCCGCTGGCCCCGGTGGTCGCGTCGTTGGCGGACCCGTCGGGGGCATGGCGCGGCTACCGCTTCCGCGTGCTGGCCGCGCAGGGCAGCAGCGCGCCGGGCGGCGCGCGCAGCTACGTCGCCGGCGGGCGGATGACCCGCGGCTTCGCGCTGGTGGCGTATCCGGCGGTCTACGGCTCGACCGGGATCATGACCTTCGTCGTCGACGCGGGCGGCCGCGTCTACCAGAAGGACCTCGGCGCGCAGACGGACGCGGTGGCGGCGGCGATGACGGCGTACGATCCCGACCCGACCTGGACCCCGGCCGGCGGCTGA
- a CDS encoding DUF3300 domain-containing protein: MRTWTRAVVPLALVARLASVASAQSQDLQKLVAPIALYPDALVAQILPASTQPVQVVEAARAVAGGQRPDEATAGQWDASVQALLSYPSVLKMMNDKIGWTTRLGEAVVQDQTGVMSAIQAVRRQAQAAGNLQSNQQQVVKSQGDVIVIEPANPAVIYVPQYNPVAILAPPPAYAYAPLMTFGIGFAAGAATAYACDWGYHGGYSVTVNNNYHYSYNNNYNANTYYHGGGSYTRYNPQTGSSGTYHAGSNTYTGYNARTGTYGAYNPNTGKYGTYNPSTNQYDKDGQKGTWSPGQNRNTETTGSGNLGGTGGNGWGGRHSGWGGDGGSGGDAFHGLGGGGFGAQEASGRGAGSSGGRDFGGGFGGFDRGGGFGGGGFGGGGFRGGGFRGRR; the protein is encoded by the coding sequence ATGCGAACCTGGACTCGGGCTGTCGTGCCGCTGGCGCTGGTCGCCCGGTTGGCGTCGGTAGCGTCGGCGCAATCGCAGGACCTCCAGAAGCTCGTCGCACCCATCGCGCTCTATCCCGACGCGCTGGTGGCGCAGATCCTCCCCGCGTCGACCCAGCCGGTTCAGGTGGTGGAGGCGGCGCGCGCGGTGGCGGGCGGACAACGCCCCGACGAGGCGACGGCCGGGCAATGGGACGCGAGCGTCCAGGCGCTGCTGTCGTATCCGTCGGTCCTCAAGATGATGAACGACAAGATCGGCTGGACGACCCGCCTCGGGGAGGCCGTGGTGCAGGACCAGACCGGCGTCATGTCGGCGATCCAGGCGGTCCGGCGGCAGGCGCAGGCGGCGGGCAACCTGCAGTCGAACCAGCAGCAGGTCGTGAAGTCGCAGGGCGACGTCATCGTCATCGAGCCGGCGAATCCGGCCGTGATCTACGTGCCGCAGTACAACCCCGTCGCCATCCTGGCGCCGCCGCCGGCGTACGCCTACGCGCCGCTGATGACGTTCGGCATCGGCTTCGCGGCCGGCGCCGCCACCGCGTACGCGTGCGACTGGGGCTACCACGGCGGCTACAGCGTCACGGTGAACAACAACTATCACTACAGCTACAACAACAACTACAACGCGAACACGTACTACCACGGCGGCGGGTCGTACACGCGCTACAATCCCCAGACGGGCTCGAGCGGCACCTACCACGCGGGCAGCAACACCTACACCGGATACAACGCCCGGACCGGCACCTACGGCGCGTACAATCCGAACACGGGAAAGTACGGAACCTACAACCCGTCGACGAACCAGTACGACAAGGACGGCCAGAAGGGCACGTGGTCGCCGGGCCAGAACCGCAACACCGAGACGACCGGCAGCGGCAACCTCGGCGGCACCGGCGGCAACGGCTGGGGCGGACGGCACTCGGGCTGGGGCGGCGACGGCGGCTCGGGCGGCGACGCCTTCCACGGCCTCGGCGGCGGCGGCTTCGGGGCGCAGGAGGCGAGCGGTCGTGGCGCGGGCAGCAGCGGCGGCCGCGACTTCGGCGGCGGCTTCGGTGGCTTCGACCGCGGCGGCGGCTTCGGCGGGGGCGGGTTCGGCGGCGGCGGCTTCCGGGGCGGCGGCTTCCGGGGACGGCGATGA
- the glgC gene encoding glucose-1-phosphate adenylyltransferase: protein MAIVQSPSVVGLILAGGEGKRLYPLTRDRAKPAVPFGGRYRIIDFVLSNFLNSGVYKLSVITQYKAGSLMQHLARGWQLAAQVGHYVAPVPPAMNLGPRFFQGSADAVLQNLDVVENERPDHVAVFGADHIYKMDVRQMLAFHIEHEADATVAVIPVPAEEASGFGIVETDARGRVTGFVEKPVVAPGTTGTRLASMGLYIFRTDTLTRSITADAERPDSTHDFGRDILPTLVPSGRLLAYDFSTNEIPGMREHERGYWRDIGTLDAYWQASEDLVSVSPSFSLYNPAWPIFTAYYPSAPAKFVFSDKDQNRVGIATDSMVSEGCIISGGHVDRSILGLRVRVNSFSNVSESILFDDVDVGRYARIRRAIVDKGVVIPPGTTIGYDPEEDRRRFVVSEGGVVVVPKGYRFG from the coding sequence ATGGCGATCGTGCAGAGTCCTTCCGTGGTCGGACTGATCCTCGCGGGGGGCGAGGGAAAGCGGCTGTATCCCCTCACGCGCGACCGCGCCAAGCCGGCCGTCCCCTTCGGGGGCCGCTACCGCATCATCGACTTCGTCCTCTCGAACTTCCTCAACTCCGGCGTCTACAAGCTGTCGGTCATCACCCAGTACAAGGCCGGCTCGCTGATGCAGCACCTGGCCCGCGGCTGGCAGCTCGCGGCGCAGGTCGGCCACTACGTCGCCCCGGTGCCGCCGGCGATGAACCTCGGGCCGCGCTTCTTCCAGGGCAGCGCCGACGCCGTGCTGCAGAACCTCGATGTGGTCGAGAACGAGCGTCCCGACCACGTCGCCGTCTTCGGCGCGGACCACATCTACAAGATGGACGTCCGCCAGATGCTGGCGTTCCACATCGAGCACGAGGCCGACGCCACGGTCGCCGTGATCCCGGTGCCGGCCGAGGAGGCGAGCGGCTTCGGCATCGTCGAGACCGACGCGCGCGGGCGGGTCACGGGCTTCGTCGAGAAGCCGGTGGTCGCGCCGGGCACGACGGGCACCCGCCTCGCGTCGATGGGCCTCTACATCTTCCGCACCGACACGCTGACGCGCTCGATCACCGCCGACGCGGAACGCCCCGACTCCACGCACGACTTCGGCCGCGACATCCTGCCCACGCTGGTGCCGTCGGGCCGCCTGCTGGCCTACGACTTCTCGACCAACGAGATCCCCGGCATGCGCGAGCACGAGCGCGGCTACTGGCGCGACATCGGCACGCTCGACGCGTACTGGCAGGCCTCCGAAGACCTCGTCTCGGTGTCGCCGAGCTTCTCGCTCTACAACCCGGCCTGGCCGATCTTCACGGCGTACTACCCGTCCGCACCGGCCAAGTTCGTGTTCTCGGACAAGGACCAGAACCGCGTCGGCATCGCCACCGACTCGATGGTCTCCGAGGGCTGCATCATCAGCGGCGGCCACGTCGACCGCTCCATCCTCGGCCTGCGCGTGCGCGTGAACAGCTTCTCGAACGTCAGCGAGTCGATCCTGTTCGACGACGTCGACGTCGGCCGCTACGCCCGCATCCGCCGCGCCATCGTCGACAAGGGCGTCGTGATCCCGCCCGGGACGACCATCGGCTACGACCCCGAGGAGGACCGGCGCCGCTTCGTCGTGAGCGAGGGCGGCGTGGTCGTCGTGCCGAAGGGCTACCGGTTCGGCTGA
- a CDS encoding flavin monoamine oxidase family protein gives MPAPTERADVVVVGAGFAGLTAARRLRDAGKRVVLLEARDRVGGRSLNHVCADGSTVDIGAQWVGPGQERLYALAREMGVAWYPTSTAGAFVLEVDGTTYRDIFTLPPEVLTDFLGAQQRLDEMALEVDVERPWASARAAEWDGQTVETWLTSEYGAGTAAARGALRVAFRAVFAAEPACLSLLFALFYIRAAGGFDPLTGMEGGAQQDIFLGGSQEIAVRLAAKLGDVVRLGQPVRRIAQDANGVRVVADGCVVEAAHVVVALPPTLAGRLVYEPPMPAARDQLTQRMPHGSVIKLQLVYPKPFWRDDGLSGNSASDAGPVDATMDGSRPNAERGILVAFLEGDHARALGAIDPVARRAAVLQHLERLFGPQAAHPIELVERDWSAEEYTRGCYGAHLPPGVWTRYGPVLREPVGRIHWAGTDSATVWAGYMDGAIESGERAADAVLAGLVTGSA, from the coding sequence ATGCCCGCCCCCACCGAGCGCGCCGACGTGGTCGTCGTCGGCGCCGGATTCGCCGGCCTCACCGCCGCTCGGCGCCTGCGCGACGCCGGCAAGCGCGTCGTCCTCCTCGAGGCCCGCGACCGCGTCGGCGGGCGCTCGCTGAACCACGTGTGTGCCGACGGCAGCACCGTCGACATCGGGGCGCAGTGGGTCGGGCCGGGGCAGGAGCGGCTCTACGCGCTGGCGCGCGAGATGGGCGTCGCGTGGTACCCGACGTCGACCGCAGGCGCGTTCGTGCTCGAGGTCGACGGCACCACGTACCGCGACATCTTCACGCTGCCGCCCGAGGTGCTGACCGACTTCCTCGGCGCGCAGCAGCGGCTCGACGAGATGGCGCTCGAGGTCGACGTCGAGCGGCCCTGGGCGTCCGCGCGGGCGGCGGAGTGGGACGGCCAGACGGTCGAGACCTGGCTCACGAGCGAGTACGGCGCCGGCACCGCTGCCGCGCGCGGCGCCCTGCGGGTGGCGTTCCGCGCGGTGTTCGCGGCCGAGCCGGCATGCCTGTCGCTGCTCTTCGCGCTCTTCTACATCCGCGCCGCAGGCGGCTTCGATCCGCTGACGGGGATGGAGGGCGGGGCGCAGCAGGACATCTTCCTCGGCGGCTCGCAGGAGATCGCCGTGCGCCTGGCGGCGAAGCTCGGCGACGTGGTGCGTCTCGGGCAGCCCGTGCGCCGCATCGCGCAGGACGCGAACGGCGTGCGCGTCGTCGCCGACGGCTGCGTCGTCGAGGCGGCGCACGTCGTCGTGGCGCTGCCGCCGACGCTCGCCGGCCGCCTGGTGTACGAGCCGCCGATGCCCGCGGCGCGCGATCAGCTGACGCAGCGCATGCCGCACGGCTCGGTGATCAAGCTCCAGCTCGTCTACCCGAAGCCGTTCTGGCGCGACGACGGGCTGAGCGGCAACTCGGCGAGCGACGCCGGTCCCGTCGACGCGACCATGGACGGCAGCCGCCCGAACGCCGAACGCGGCATCCTGGTCGCCTTCCTCGAGGGCGACCACGCGCGGGCGCTCGGCGCGATCGACCCCGTCGCACGGCGCGCGGCGGTGCTCCAGCACCTGGAGCGCCTCTTCGGCCCGCAGGCGGCGCACCCGATCGAGCTCGTCGAGCGCGACTGGTCGGCCGAGGAGTACACGCGCGGCTGCTACGGCGCGCACCTGCCGCCGGGCGTGTGGACGCGCTACGGGCCGGTGCTGCGCGAGCCGGTCGGCCGCATCCACTGGGCCGGCACCGACTCGGCGACGGTCTGGGCCGGCTACATGGACGGCGCGATCGAGTCGGGCGAGCGTGCGGCCGACGCCGTCCTCGCGGGTCTCGTCACTGGAAGCGCCTGA
- a CDS encoding cation:proton antiporter, producing the protein MPHDLDLILTLTGGFTAALALGILTQRLGLSPIVGYLVAGILVGPFTPGFVADNSIATQAAEIGVILLMFGVGLHFHLKDLMAVRRVAIPGAVAQIAVATILGAVVTRMFGWSWTAGIVFGMAISVASTVVLTRVLADNQALHTPSGHIAIGWLIVEDLFTILVLVLLPALYGAGAEASGSLWTTLGLALLKLSALVVFTLVAGQRVIPWLLGLVARMRSRELFTLTVLVLALGIAVGSAKFFGASMALGAFLAGMVVGQSEFSARAASDALPMRDAFAVLFFVSVGMLFDPAVVANGLGLMLATLAVVVIGKPIAAIAVVLFFGRPIRSALSIAVALAQIGEFSFILAALAISLGILPTEATNALVVASVVSITINPLLYKAVDPVSDWLASRGWDRRPAGPETNVEPVDEAAHRVVVVGYGPVGRTLSRILRDNEIQVVVIEMNIETVQSLLAAGRPVVYGDAAQREILHHAGIEEAQTLIIAASSVDAGEVVRVARELNPKLQVFVRTAYLREAAALRALGVDAGFSGEGEIAIAMAVSLMERLGATAVQIDAERDRIRRELFVEPENGAQTDAVDGGETRTATA; encoded by the coding sequence ATGCCGCACGATCTCGACCTGATCCTCACCCTGACCGGCGGCTTCACGGCGGCCCTTGCCCTCGGCATCCTCACCCAGCGGCTGGGCCTGTCGCCGATCGTCGGCTACCTCGTCGCCGGCATCCTCGTCGGCCCCTTCACGCCGGGCTTCGTGGCCGACAACTCGATCGCCACCCAGGCGGCCGAGATCGGCGTCATCTTGCTGATGTTCGGGGTCGGCCTGCACTTCCATCTGAAGGACCTGATGGCGGTGCGGCGGGTCGCGATCCCGGGCGCGGTGGCCCAGATCGCGGTGGCGACCATCCTCGGCGCGGTCGTCACGCGGATGTTCGGGTGGTCGTGGACCGCGGGCATCGTCTTCGGCATGGCCATCTCGGTGGCCAGCACGGTCGTGCTGACGCGCGTCCTCGCCGACAACCAGGCGCTGCACACGCCGAGCGGCCACATCGCGATCGGCTGGCTCATCGTCGAGGACCTGTTCACGATCCTGGTGCTGGTCCTCTTGCCCGCGCTCTACGGCGCGGGCGCCGAGGCGAGCGGATCCCTGTGGACGACGCTCGGGCTCGCGCTCCTCAAGCTGAGCGCGCTCGTGGTCTTCACGCTCGTCGCCGGCCAGCGGGTGATCCCGTGGCTCTTGGGGCTGGTCGCGCGCATGCGCTCGCGCGAGCTGTTCACGCTGACGGTCCTGGTGCTGGCGCTCGGCATCGCGGTCGGCTCGGCCAAGTTCTTCGGCGCCTCGATGGCGCTCGGCGCGTTCCTCGCCGGCATGGTCGTCGGCCAGTCGGAGTTCAGCGCGCGGGCGGCGTCGGACGCGCTGCCGATGCGGGACGCCTTCGCCGTCCTCTTCTTCGTCTCCGTGGGGATGCTCTTCGACCCGGCCGTGGTGGCGAACGGGCTCGGGCTCATGCTCGCGACGCTGGCCGTCGTCGTCATCGGCAAGCCCATCGCCGCCATCGCCGTGGTGCTGTTCTTCGGCCGGCCGATCCGTTCGGCGCTCTCGATCGCCGTCGCGCTGGCGCAGATCGGCGAGTTCTCGTTCATCCTGGCGGCGCTCGCGATCTCGCTCGGCATCCTGCCGACCGAGGCGACGAACGCGCTGGTGGTCGCGTCCGTGGTCTCGATCACGATCAACCCGCTCCTCTACAAGGCCGTCGACCCGGTGTCGGACTGGCTGGCATCGCGCGGCTGGGACCGGCGGCCCGCCGGGCCCGAGACGAACGTCGAGCCCGTCGACGAGGCGGCCCATCGCGTCGTCGTCGTCGGCTACGGCCCGGTCGGCCGTACCCTGAGCCGCATCCTGCGCGACAACGAGATCCAGGTGGTGGTCATCGAGATGAACATCGAGACCGTGCAGTCGCTGCTCGCCGCCGGACGCCCGGTCGTCTACGGCGACGCCGCGCAGCGGGAGATCCTGCACCACGCCGGCATCGAGGAGGCGCAGACGCTCATCATCGCGGCGTCGAGCGTCGACGCGGGCGAGGTCGTACGCGTCGCGCGCGAGCTGAATCCGAAGCTCCAGGTCTTCGTGCGAACCGCCTACCTGCGCGAGGCCGCGGCGCTGCGGGCGCTGGGCGTCGACGCGGGCTTCTCGGGCGAGGGCGAGATCGCGATCGCGATGGCGGTGTCGTTGATGGAGCGCCTCGGCGCGACCGCGGTGCAGATCGACGCCGAGCGCGACCGCATCCGTCGCGAGCTGTTCGTGGAGCCGGAGAACGGCGCCCAGACGGACGCCGTGGACGGCGGGGAGACCCGCACCGCGACGGCCTGA